Proteins encoded within one genomic window of Streptomyces sp. NBC_00523:
- the hppD gene encoding 4-hydroxyphenylpyruvate dioxygenase yields MTETMHSTPETSRQADPFPVKGMDAVVFAVGNAKQAAHYYSTAFGMKLVAYSGPETGSRETASYVLTSGSARFVLTSVVKASSDWGHFLEDHVTAHGDGVIDLAIEVPDARAAYAYAVEHGATGIEEPYETKDEHGTVVRAAIATYGKTRHTLVERTGYDGPYLPGYVAANPIVEPPAKRFFQAIDHCVGNVELGRMNEWVAFYNKVMGFTNMKEFVGDDIATEYSALMSKVVADGTLKVKFPINEPAIAKKKSQIDEYLEFYGAAGVQHMALATNDIVASVKAMRAAGVQFLDTPDSYYDTLGEWAGETRVPVETLRELKILVDRDEDGYLLQIFTKPVQDRPTVFFEMIERHGSMGFGKGNFKALFEAIEREQEKRGNL; encoded by the coding sequence ATGACAGAGACGATGCACAGCACCCCCGAGACGTCCCGGCAGGCCGACCCCTTCCCCGTCAAGGGGATGGACGCCGTCGTCTTCGCCGTGGGCAACGCCAAGCAGGCCGCGCACTACTACTCGACCGCCTTCGGCATGAAGCTGGTCGCCTACTCCGGCCCCGAGACCGGCAGCCGCGAGACCGCGAGCTACGTCCTGACCAGCGGCTCCGCCCGCTTCGTCCTCACCTCCGTCGTGAAGGCGTCCTCCGACTGGGGCCACTTCCTGGAGGACCACGTCACCGCGCACGGCGACGGCGTGATCGACCTCGCCATCGAGGTCCCGGACGCCCGCGCGGCGTACGCGTACGCCGTCGAGCACGGCGCCACCGGCATCGAGGAGCCCTACGAGACGAAGGACGAGCACGGCACCGTCGTGCGCGCCGCCATCGCCACGTACGGCAAGACCCGCCACACCCTGGTCGAGCGCACCGGCTACGACGGCCCGTACCTGCCGGGTTACGTCGCCGCCAACCCGATCGTCGAGCCGCCGGCCAAGCGCTTCTTCCAGGCCATCGACCACTGCGTCGGCAACGTCGAGCTCGGCAGGATGAACGAGTGGGTGGCGTTCTACAACAAGGTCATGGGCTTCACGAACATGAAGGAGTTCGTGGGCGACGACATCGCGACCGAGTACAGCGCCCTGATGTCGAAGGTCGTCGCGGACGGCACGCTCAAGGTCAAGTTCCCGATCAACGAGCCGGCCATCGCGAAGAAGAAGTCGCAGATCGACGAGTACCTGGAGTTCTACGGCGCCGCCGGTGTCCAGCACATGGCGCTCGCCACGAACGACATCGTCGCCTCGGTGAAGGCGATGCGCGCCGCCGGTGTGCAGTTCCTGGACACCCCGGACTCGTACTACGACACGCTCGGCGAGTGGGCCGGCGAGACCCGGGTGCCGGTCGAGACCCTGCGCGAGCTGAAGATCCTCGTGGACCGCGACGAGGACGGCTACCTGCTGCAGATCTTCACCAAGCCGGTCCAGGACCGTCCGACCGTCTTCTTCGAGATGATCGAGCGCCACGGCTCCATGGGCTTCGGCAAGGGCAACTTCAAGGCCCTGTTCGAGGCGATCGAGCGCGAGCAGGAGAAGCGCGGCAACCTGTGA
- a CDS encoding Lrp/AsnC family transcriptional regulator, whose product MAIDRLDGRLIVLLAREPRIGVLEASRRLGVARGTVQARLDRLQSNGVIRGFGPDVDPAALGYPVTAFATLEIKQGQGADVRAHLSGVPEVLELHTTTGHGDMLCRLVARSNADLQRVIDRVVGFDGIVRASTAIVMENPVPLRVIPLVEQAARDTD is encoded by the coding sequence ATGGCGATCGACCGACTCGACGGACGACTCATCGTGCTGCTCGCGCGTGAACCCAGGATCGGCGTCCTGGAGGCGTCCCGCAGGCTGGGCGTGGCACGCGGGACGGTCCAGGCCCGGCTGGACCGCCTTCAATCGAATGGCGTCATCCGCGGATTCGGCCCGGACGTCGATCCGGCGGCCCTCGGCTATCCGGTCACCGCGTTCGCGACGCTGGAGATCAAACAGGGCCAAGGCGCCGACGTACGGGCGCACTTGAGCGGCGTACCGGAGGTCCTGGAGCTGCACACCACCACCGGGCACGGGGACATGCTGTGCCGGCTCGTGGCCCGGTCCAACGCGGATCTCCAGCGGGTGATCGACCGGGTTGTCGGATTTGATGGCATTGTCCGGGCCTCCACGGCCATCGTCATGGAGAACCCCGTGCCGCTGCGCGTCATCCCGCTCGTGGAACAGGCGGCGCGGGACACCGACTGA
- a CDS encoding immune inhibitor A domain-containing protein: MIIKRRALRTGAVVVAMAATAATASAFATAQADDQASSTAASIDRRDPGSAKGNEHDLEGPYSKQQAEQRQAALEQVISGDKKVSSRGGSKVVKLDSNKYVELGREKTDKIFTVLVEFGDKVDDTTMYDPDGAGPKPPVKKYGGTPGPLHNTIAKPDPKKDNSTAWQADYNQAHFQELYFGTGAGKHSLKTYYEKTSSGRYSVDGEVSDWVKVPYNEARYGSNYCGSTNCANAWDMIKDGVNAWAADQKAKGRTPEQIKADLAQYDQWDRYDYDNDGDFNEPDGYIDHFQIVHAGEDESAGGGVEGTNAIWAHRWYAYGTNAGATGPADNKAGGTEIGDTGIWVGDYTAQPENGGLGVFAHEYGHDLGLPDLYDTTNTAENSVGFWSLMSAGSWLGTGKDSIGDMPGDMTAWDKLQLGWLNYAEAKAATKSTHKLGVSEYNTKDKQALVVELPKKPVTTAVTTPAEGAKQWWSDMGDNLSNTLSRPVDLTGKSKASLDLQGWWDIEKDYDYLYTEVSTNGGTSWTAIDGTADGQPIPRDASDKPALTDVSGKYQKLSFPLDAYAGQKIDIRFRYATDGGAGGVGFAADTISVTADGTALFSDNAEGDDNGWTSKGFSRVGKSFEKDYPQYYLAENRQYVSYDETLKTGPYNFGFSTTRPDWVEHFPYQNGLLVWLWDTSQKDNNVSQHPGQGLILPVDAHAKPLKWANGTVIRNKIQPFDAPFSWYPTDGFTLHLADQAVKIKPQLGVPAFDDHTGTYWYKENPTGSVKVPDTNTKITIVSEPLSGDTMTVQVGASKK, encoded by the coding sequence GTGATCATTAAGAGACGGGCGCTTCGGACCGGAGCGGTTGTCGTGGCCATGGCCGCGACCGCCGCGACCGCATCCGCCTTCGCCACCGCTCAGGCAGATGACCAGGCGTCAAGCACCGCTGCCTCCATCGACCGCCGGGACCCGGGGTCGGCCAAGGGCAACGAGCACGACCTGGAAGGCCCGTACAGCAAGCAGCAGGCCGAACAGCGCCAGGCTGCCCTGGAACAGGTCATATCCGGCGACAAGAAGGTTTCGTCGCGCGGAGGCTCCAAGGTCGTCAAGCTCGACAGCAACAAGTACGTCGAGCTCGGCCGTGAGAAGACCGACAAGATCTTCACCGTGCTGGTGGAGTTCGGCGACAAGGTCGACGACACGACCATGTACGACCCGGACGGCGCGGGCCCCAAGCCCCCCGTCAAGAAGTACGGCGGCACGCCGGGTCCGCTGCACAACACGATAGCCAAGCCGGACCCGAAGAAGGACAACAGCACCGCCTGGCAGGCCGACTACAACCAGGCCCACTTCCAGGAGCTGTACTTCGGCACGGGTGCGGGCAAGCACTCCCTGAAGACGTACTACGAGAAGACCTCGTCCGGCCGTTACTCGGTCGACGGTGAGGTCTCGGACTGGGTCAAGGTCCCCTACAACGAGGCGCGCTACGGCTCGAACTACTGCGGTTCGACCAACTGCGCCAACGCCTGGGACATGATCAAGGACGGCGTCAACGCCTGGGCCGCGGACCAGAAGGCCAAGGGCCGTACGCCGGAGCAGATCAAGGCGGACCTGGCGCAGTACGACCAGTGGGACCGCTACGACTACGACAACGACGGCGACTTCAACGAGCCCGACGGCTACATCGATCACTTCCAGATCGTGCACGCGGGTGAGGACGAGTCGGCCGGCGGCGGCGTCGAGGGCACCAACGCCATCTGGGCGCACCGCTGGTACGCGTACGGCACCAACGCCGGCGCCACCGGCCCGGCCGACAACAAGGCCGGCGGCACCGAGATCGGTGACACCGGCATCTGGGTCGGCGACTACACCGCGCAGCCCGAGAACGGCGGCCTGGGCGTCTTCGCCCACGAGTACGGCCACGACCTCGGTCTCCCGGACCTCTACGACACGACCAACACCGCCGAGAACTCGGTCGGCTTCTGGTCGCTGATGTCGGCGGGCTCCTGGCTCGGCACCGGCAAGGACAGCATCGGGGACATGCCCGGTGACATGACCGCCTGGGACAAGCTCCAGCTGGGCTGGCTGAACTACGCCGAGGCCAAGGCCGCGACGAAGTCCACCCACAAGCTGGGCGTGTCCGAGTACAACACCAAGGACAAGCAGGCGCTCGTCGTCGAGCTGCCGAAGAAGCCGGTCACCACCGCCGTCACGACGCCCGCCGAGGGCGCCAAGCAGTGGTGGAGCGACATGGGCGACAACCTCAGCAACACGCTGTCGCGCCCCGTCGACCTCACCGGCAAGTCCAAGGCCTCCCTGGACCTCCAGGGCTGGTGGGACATCGAGAAGGACTACGACTACCTCTACACCGAGGTGTCCACCAACGGCGGCACCAGCTGGACCGCGATCGACGGCACCGCCGACGGTCAGCCGATCCCGCGCGACGCCAGTGACAAGCCGGCCCTGACCGACGTCTCCGGCAAGTACCAGAAGCTGTCGTTCCCGCTGGACGCCTACGCGGGCCAGAAGATCGACATCCGCTTCCGCTACGCCACCGACGGCGGCGCGGGCGGCGTGGGCTTCGCGGCCGACACCATCTCGGTGACCGCCGACGGCACCGCGCTCTTCTCGGACAACGCCGAGGGCGACGACAACGGCTGGACCAGCAAGGGCTTCTCGCGGGTCGGCAAGTCGTTCGAGAAGGACTACCCGCAGTACTACCTCGCGGAGAACCGTCAGTACGTCAGCTACGACGAGACGCTGAAGACGGGCCCGTACAACTTCGGGTTCTCCACCACCCGTCCGGACTGGGTCGAGCACTTCCCGTACCAGAACGGCCTGCTGGTCTGGCTGTGGGACACCTCCCAGAAGGACAACAACGTCTCGCAGCACCCGGGCCAGGGCCTGATCCTGCCGGTGGACGCGCACGCGAAGCCGCTGAAGTGGGCGAACGGCACGGTCATCCGCAACAAGATCCAGCCCTTCGACGCGCCGTTCAGCTGGTACCCGACGGACGGCTTCACGCTGCACCTGGCCGACCAGGCCGTGAAGATCAAGCCGCAGCTCGGCGTCCCGGCCTTCGACGACCACACGGGCACCTACTGGTACAAGGAGAACCCGACCGGAAGCGTCAAGGTTCCTGACACCAACACCAAGATCACGATCGTCAGCGAGCCGCTCAGCGGCGACACGATGACCGTCCAGGTCGGTGCCTCGAAGAAGTAA
- a CDS encoding RDD family protein: MSNDQPPPGQPPEDDPFRKQPPGDQPPPSSGSPYGSAPPPPPPYDPGPYGGGGPYGGADPLAGMPPLAEPGKRILARLIDFLIISIPLYLISLPWGGAVEVSDSNGNDDVSDVFAQTYSGHQLLWSLIGLVCYVAYDTYFTHKDGRTLGKRLLKLRVAMLNDGRVPDTGAAFLRAVVLWLPALLCCPCLWWLINIVLMFTDKPYRQGLQDKAAKTVVVTVN, from the coding sequence ATGAGCAACGATCAGCCGCCGCCCGGTCAGCCGCCCGAGGACGACCCGTTCAGGAAGCAGCCGCCCGGGGACCAGCCGCCGCCGTCGTCCGGCTCGCCCTACGGCAGCGCACCGCCGCCGCCACCGCCGTACGACCCGGGACCCTACGGGGGAGGCGGTCCGTACGGCGGTGCGGACCCGCTGGCGGGGATGCCGCCGCTCGCCGAGCCCGGCAAGCGCATCCTGGCCCGGCTGATCGACTTCCTGATCATCTCGATCCCGCTGTATCTGATCTCGCTGCCGTGGGGCGGCGCGGTCGAGGTGTCGGACAGCAACGGCAACGACGACGTCAGCGACGTCTTCGCCCAGACCTACAGCGGGCATCAGCTGCTCTGGTCGCTGATCGGGCTCGTCTGCTACGTCGCGTACGACACGTACTTCACACACAAGGACGGCCGCACGCTCGGCAAGCGGCTGCTGAAGCTGCGGGTCGCGATGCTCAACGACGGCAGGGTGCCGGACACCGGCGCGGCGTTCCTGCGGGCCGTGGTGCTGTGGCTGCCGGCGCTGCTGTGCTGCCCGTGCCTGTGGTGGCTGATCAACATCGTGCTGATGTTCACGGACAAGCCCTACCGGCAGGGGCTCCAGGACAAGGCGGCCAAGACGGTGGTGGTCACCGTCAACTGA
- a CDS encoding FAD-binding oxidoreductase, whose translation MDDLLEQLRAGLPAEAVLTDPDVTASYAHDMASFCEAGAPAVVVLPRTVEQVQHVMRTATALRVPVVPQGARTGLSGAANATDGCVVLSLVRMDRILEISPVDRVAVVEPGVINAVLSRAVDELGLYYPPDPSSWEMCTIGGNIGTASGGLCCVKYGVTAEYVLGLDVVLADGRLLTTGRRTAKGVAGYDLTRLFVGSEGSLGIVVKAVLALKPRPPRQLVLAAEFADAAGACDAVCRIMESGHTPSLLELMDRTTVQAVNRMANMGLPETTEALLLAAFDTPDPAADLAAVAALCTAAGATEVVPAEDAAESEMLLQARRMSLTALETVKPATMIDDVCVPRSKLGAMLAGTAEIAEKYGLTIGVCAHAGDGNTHPVVCFDPADADESRRARESFDAIMELGLALGGTITGEHGVGVLKKEWLARELGETGVELHRGIKQAFDPLGLLNPGKVF comes from the coding sequence ATGGACGATCTCCTCGAACAGCTGCGGGCGGGTCTTCCCGCCGAGGCCGTGCTCACCGACCCGGACGTCACCGCCTCCTACGCCCACGACATGGCGAGCTTCTGCGAGGCCGGTGCCCCCGCCGTCGTCGTGCTCCCGCGCACCGTGGAACAGGTCCAGCACGTCATGCGCACCGCCACCGCGCTGCGCGTCCCGGTCGTTCCGCAGGGTGCCCGCACGGGCCTGTCGGGCGCTGCCAACGCCACGGACGGCTGCGTCGTGCTCTCCCTGGTGAGGATGGACCGGATCCTGGAGATCAGCCCCGTCGACCGGGTCGCCGTCGTGGAGCCCGGGGTCATCAACGCCGTGCTGTCCCGCGCGGTGGACGAGCTCGGTCTGTACTACCCGCCGGACCCCTCCAGCTGGGAGATGTGCACCATCGGCGGCAACATCGGCACCGCGTCCGGCGGCCTGTGCTGCGTGAAGTACGGGGTCACCGCCGAATACGTCCTCGGTCTCGACGTCGTCCTCGCGGACGGGCGCCTGCTCACCACCGGCCGCCGCACCGCCAAGGGCGTCGCCGGATACGACCTCACCCGCCTCTTCGTCGGCTCCGAGGGAAGCCTCGGGATCGTCGTGAAGGCCGTCCTCGCCCTGAAACCCCGCCCGCCCCGGCAGCTCGTCCTGGCCGCCGAGTTCGCCGACGCGGCCGGCGCCTGCGACGCGGTCTGCCGGATCATGGAGAGCGGCCACACCCCGTCACTCCTCGAACTGATGGACCGTACGACCGTCCAGGCGGTCAACCGCATGGCGAACATGGGCCTCCCCGAGACCACGGAGGCCCTGCTGCTCGCCGCCTTCGACACCCCGGACCCGGCCGCGGACCTCGCCGCCGTCGCCGCCCTGTGCACCGCCGCCGGTGCCACGGAGGTCGTCCCGGCGGAGGACGCGGCCGAGTCCGAGATGCTGCTCCAGGCCCGGCGGATGTCGCTGACCGCGCTGGAGACCGTCAAGCCGGCGACGATGATCGACGACGTGTGCGTACCGCGGTCGAAGCTCGGCGCGATGCTGGCGGGCACGGCGGAGATCGCCGAAAAGTACGGCCTCACCATCGGCGTCTGCGCCCACGCGGGCGACGGCAACACCCACCCCGTCGTCTGCTTCGACCCCGCCGACGCCGACGAGTCCCGGCGGGCCCGCGAGTCCTTCGACGCCATCATGGAGCTCGGTCTGGCGCTCGGCGGCACGATCACCGGCGAGCACGGGGTGGGCGTCCTGAAGAAGGAATGGCTGGCCCGCGAACTCGGCGAGACCGGCGTGGAACTGCACCGGGGCATCAAGCAGGCGTTCGACCCGCTCGGGCTGCTCAACCCGGGCAAGGTGTTCTGA
- a CDS encoding tetratricopeptide repeat protein codes for MDLTPQQPPGASGPEYSFDTDWSAPDASPPDSASLAEPPPPTMRTTLRRAAFGMVAGAVLVTGAVVAVPDDDKDAAPPVAGPVSRAMSATAAGSPASLADLTALIGDRQKWVGTHPSDADSWAVLGSAYVEAGRRAVDPAYYTRAEQALKRSLDVRPGESGNTAAWVGLASLANARRDFVTAKKWGETVRARRPKEWTVYPQLIDAYNGLGDQKSAITAVERFTELRAGVPALGRAAEMYRDRGWREDALATAQDAANRAKTPAEKAACLSRLGDLAWERGEPKEAVAQYGAALRVEKGHQPSLAGRARALAALGRTDEAVRDYQAALAKSPRPDYLLELGELYEAQGLDGDSVGQYDKLRAALDRGKARGVDESLLLGRFEAAHGDADAAVELLRAEWQRGHRSAAVADALGWALHRSGDSDGALEYAQRAVDAGGQNASYAYHLGMVQRALGDYGSARRQLEGALRTNPKFSPLDAPLAQEALDALGEPPAGGPADMQPPPAPQAPAPQAPAPQAPAPQQQQQQQPDGGPAPAAAVAQAPVQASPAPAAAVR; via the coding sequence ATGGATCTCACGCCTCAGCAGCCCCCGGGGGCCTCCGGGCCCGAGTACTCCTTCGACACCGACTGGTCCGCCCCGGACGCGTCCCCGCCGGACTCCGCCTCCCTGGCCGAGCCGCCTCCCCCCACGATGCGCACGACGCTGCGCCGGGCCGCCTTCGGCATGGTGGCGGGCGCGGTCCTGGTGACGGGCGCGGTGGTCGCGGTGCCCGACGACGACAAGGACGCGGCACCGCCCGTGGCCGGTCCGGTCTCGCGCGCGATGTCCGCGACGGCCGCCGGCTCCCCCGCCTCGCTCGCCGACCTGACGGCGCTCATCGGGGACCGGCAGAAGTGGGTGGGCACGCACCCCTCGGACGCGGACTCCTGGGCGGTGCTGGGTTCGGCGTACGTGGAGGCGGGGCGGCGGGCCGTCGACCCGGCGTACTACACCCGGGCCGAGCAGGCGCTGAAGCGGTCGCTCGACGTGCGCCCCGGGGAGAGCGGCAACACGGCCGCCTGGGTGGGCCTCGCCTCCCTGGCCAACGCCCGCCGCGACTTCGTGACCGCCAAGAAGTGGGGTGAGACGGTCCGGGCCCGGCGGCCGAAGGAGTGGACGGTCTACCCGCAGCTGATCGACGCCTACAACGGTCTCGGCGACCAGAAGTCCGCGATCACGGCGGTGGAGCGGTTCACCGAGCTGCGGGCCGGGGTCCCGGCGCTGGGCCGGGCCGCCGAGATGTACCGCGACCGGGGCTGGCGCGAGGACGCGCTGGCCACCGCGCAGGACGCGGCGAACCGGGCGAAGACCCCCGCCGAGAAGGCCGCCTGCCTGTCCCGGCTGGGCGACCTGGCCTGGGAGCGGGGCGAGCCGAAGGAGGCCGTGGCGCAGTACGGGGCGGCGCTGCGCGTCGAGAAGGGCCACCAGCCGTCGCTGGCCGGGCGGGCCCGCGCGCTGGCCGCCCTCGGGCGCACGGACGAGGCCGTGCGGGACTACCAGGCCGCCCTGGCGAAGTCGCCGCGCCCGGACTACCTGCTGGAGCTGGGCGAGCTGTACGAGGCGCAGGGGCTCGACGGCGATTCGGTGGGCCAGTACGACAAACTGCGGGCGGCCCTGGACCGGGGTAAGGCGCGCGGCGTGGACGAGTCGCTGCTCCTGGGCCGCTTCGAGGCCGCGCACGGCGACGCGGACGCGGCGGTGGAGCTGCTGCGGGCCGAGTGGCAGCGGGGCCACCGCAGCGCGGCGGTGGCGGACGCGCTGGGCTGGGCGCTGCACCGGTCGGGCGACTCGGACGGGGCGCTGGAGTACGCGCAGCGGGCGGTGGACGCGGGCGGGCAGAACGCCTCGTACGCCTATCACCTGGGCATGGTGCAGCGCGCACTCGGCGACTACGGCTCGGCGCGCCGCCAGTTGGAGGGGGCGCTGCGGACCAACCCGAAGTTCTCACCGCTGGACGCGCCGCTGGCCCAGGAGGCGCTGGACGCCCTGGGCGAGCCCCCGGCGGGCGGCCCGGCGGACATGCAGCCGCCGCCGGCCCCGCAGGCCCCGGCGCCTCAGGCCCCCGCACCTCAGGCTCCGGCACCGCAGCAGCAACAGCAGCAGCAGCCCGACGGCGGTCCGGCACCTGCGGCGGCCGTCGCGCAGGCCCCCGTACAGGCGTCACCGGCACCGGCGGCGGCCGTGCGCTGA
- a CDS encoding SsgA family sporulation/cell division regulator, which produces MHTIVERELELKLVLSPERSIPVPARLTYRTEDPYAVHITFHITSDAPVYWTFARDLLVEGVFRPCGQGDVRIWPTKVDGNHVICVALTSPDGNALLEVPSAAVAVWVERTLRVVPPGTETARLGIDEGLAELLAPLPADDLWMSDPWPSDESQDGEN; this is translated from the coding sequence ATGCACACCATCGTGGAGCGCGAGCTGGAGCTCAAGCTGGTCCTGTCGCCCGAGCGCAGCATCCCCGTACCGGCCAGGCTGACGTACCGCACGGAGGACCCGTACGCGGTGCACATCACCTTCCACATCACCTCGGACGCGCCGGTGTACTGGACGTTCGCCCGGGATCTGCTGGTGGAGGGGGTGTTCCGGCCGTGCGGGCAGGGGGACGTGCGGATCTGGCCCACCAAGGTGGACGGGAACCACGTCATCTGCGTGGCGCTGACGTCCCCGGACGGCAACGCGCTCCTCGAAGTGCCGTCCGCGGCCGTCGCGGTCTGGGTGGAGCGGACGCTGCGCGTGGTGCCGCCGGGTACGGAGACCGCACGGCTCGGCATCGACGAGGGGCTGGCCGAACTCCTCGCCCCGCTGCCGGCCGACGATCTGTGGATGAGCGACCCGTGGCCGTCGGACGAGTCGCAGGACGGGGAGAATTGA
- a CDS encoding RDD family protein translates to MSAPTPAPGDETPGEGYYPDPSIPGYVRYWNGGAWVPGTSRPAPKREPDEPAVVEETGPVFLDEEGSEDGRPEPATAWQADASHQSGFAGDRDRVSWPDASGAPEAPDPEDATPPAQRVSGLVQPPQARPAIEDGTGEPGPAEGTLTLRTRPANPVPEARPVPQARPVPEAPVTPWKPPAPDPFRDLLAARTEGRPAPLGKRFVARLIDTVVLGALTAAAAVPLTGRAVDHIDGKIDAARQTGETVTVWLLDSTTAALGGALLGVFLVLGVLLDALPTAKWGRTLGKKLCGIHVRDIESHETPGFGAALRRWLVYGVLGILVVGVADVLWCLVDRPWRQCWHDKAARTFVAG, encoded by the coding sequence ATGAGCGCCCCAACCCCGGCACCCGGTGACGAGACCCCCGGCGAGGGGTACTACCCCGACCCGTCCATCCCCGGTTACGTCCGCTACTGGAACGGCGGCGCCTGGGTGCCCGGCACCAGTCGCCCCGCCCCGAAGCGGGAGCCGGACGAACCGGCGGTGGTCGAGGAGACCGGGCCGGTGTTCCTCGACGAGGAGGGGTCCGAGGACGGCCGCCCCGAACCCGCCACCGCCTGGCAGGCCGACGCCTCCCACCAGTCCGGCTTCGCCGGGGACCGGGACCGCGTGTCGTGGCCGGACGCCTCGGGAGCCCCGGAGGCCCCGGACCCCGAGGACGCGACGCCCCCCGCGCAGAGGGTTTCCGGACTCGTTCAGCCACCCCAAGCCCGTCCGGCGATTGAGGACGGAACCGGTGAGCCGGGCCCGGCTGAGGGCACGTTGACCCTCCGCACGCGCCCTGCGAACCCCGTGCCGGAGGCACGCCCCGTGCCGCAGGCACGCCCCGTGCCGGAGGCGCCCGTCACGCCCTGGAAGCCCCCCGCCCCCGACCCCTTCCGGGACCTCCTCGCGGCGCGGACCGAGGGGCGCCCCGCCCCGCTGGGCAAGCGGTTCGTCGCGCGGCTCATCGACACCGTCGTGCTGGGCGCGCTCACCGCCGCGGCCGCCGTGCCGCTCACCGGCCGCGCCGTGGACCACATCGACGGGAAGATCGACGCGGCCCGGCAGACCGGAGAGACCGTCACCGTCTGGCTCCTGGACTCCACCACGGCCGCGCTGGGCGGCGCGCTGCTCGGCGTGTTCCTCGTGCTGGGCGTCCTCCTCGACGCGCTGCCGACCGCCAAGTGGGGCCGTACGCTCGGCAAGAAGCTGTGCGGCATCCACGTACGGGACATCGAGTCCCACGAGACCCCCGGCTTCGGCGCCGCGCTGCGCCGGTGGCTGGTGTACGGCGTGCTGGGCATCCTGGTCGTCGGGGTCGCCGACGTGCTGTGGTGCCTGGTGGACCGGCCGTGGCGCCAGTGCTGGCACGACAAGGCGGCCCGGACCTTCGTCGCGGGCTGA